The following proteins are encoded in a genomic region of Bacteroidales bacterium:
- a CDS encoding flavodoxin domain-containing protein, with amino-acid sequence MKTVIIYISKHGTTEKVARIIADKLNSGETELINISKDKIKDIETFDRIIIGGSIHMATVHKKTKKFCESNKSILLTKTLGLFLCCMETGDKSIEQFKNAFSEDLRRHALGTALLGYEYNLDKMNFFERILVKKISGSKESISEIDYEAIVKFVNELEK; translated from the coding sequence ATGAAAACAGTAATTATTTACATATCTAAACATGGAACTACTGAAAAAGTAGCAAGAATAATTGCCGATAAGCTCAATTCAGGTGAAACCGAATTGATAAATATAAGCAAAGACAAGATTAAGGATATTGAGACTTTTGACAGAATAATAATCGGAGGCTCAATTCACATGGCTACTGTACATAAAAAAACAAAAAAATTCTGCGAGTCGAACAAAAGCATTCTTTTGACAAAAACATTGGGATTGTTTCTGTGTTGTATGGAGACTGGTGATAAGTCTATTGAGCAATTTAAAAATGCGTTTTCTGAAGATCTTCGCAGACATGCATTAGGTACTGCACTATTGGGGTATGAATATAATTTAGATAAAATGAATTTTTTTGAAAGAATTCTTGTCAAGAAAATTTCGGGTTCTAAGGAAAGCATATCAGAGATTGACTATGAAGCAATTGTAAAGTTTGTAAATGAATTAGAAAAATAA